The genomic segment TCAGCCGCCGGCGAAGGGCGGTAGCACGTCGACCGTGGCCCCGGCCGGCAGCGGTGCCCGGCGATCATGCCACCGCACGCCGTCGACCAGGAAACTGGCCACCTTCAACACCGTCGACAGCCGCTCGCCGTGTCGCTCGGCGAGCCGTTCGACCAGGTCGTCGAGGCCACCGCCGGCGGGGGCGGGCTCGGCCTCGGTGCCGGCCGCCGCGCGGGCCGCCGCGAAGTACCGGACCAGTACCACGGGCGCGTCGCC from the Solwaraspora sp. WMMD1047 genome contains:
- a CDS encoding MoaD/ThiS family protein — encoded protein: MTRPDSGGDAPVVLVRYFAAARAAAGTEAEPAPAGGGLDDLVERLAERHGERLSTVLKVASFLVDGVRWHDRRAPLPAGATVDVLPPFAGG